In Pseudomonas lutea, the genomic stretch GCGCGATGGCCGGCAACTGCTGTTGGCGCGATATGACCACGCCCGGCATTGCCAGGCGCTGGTAGCGCGTATTCTTGCGCTGCGTGAAGGGCTGGCAGCGCACCGGCTGGCCAACTTCACCGGGGCCATGCTTCGTCATCACCAGCACAAGAGCACGCAATACATGTCCCAATGGATCGAAGCCAAGAATAAAAACGGCTGACCTGTGCAGCCAACCGCGTCAGCTCACGGCGCGGCGCAAGATGTAGGTGTCCATGATCCAGCCTTTGCGCGCACGCGCCGTTTCCCGCGCCTCACGGATCTGCGCGCCGACCTCATGCAGCGGCCCTGAAATGAGGATTTCGTCAGCAGTGCCCAGGTACGCGCCCCAATAAATGTGCAGCGCCTGATCGACAAAACGTTCGAAGGCGCAATGTGCGTCCAGCATCACCACGCTGTTGTGAATGTCGCCGCCCTGCTGCGCCGCGATCTGCCGACCTGTGGTGATGTCGACAGGCTCTCCGATACGGTTCAGGCCGATGCGGTGCGCCGCCGCCAGCGCCTGCACGCTGGTGATGCCGGGGATCACGTCGTACTTGAACGATGCACCGCCCCGCGCGAGGACGTGATCGAGAATCCGCAGCGTGCTGTCGTACAGCGCCGGGTCGCCCCACACCAGAAACGCCCCGGTCTGGCCTGGCTTCAGCTCGTCACTGATCAGTTGCTCGAATAGCGCGGCGCGCTGCTCATGCCAATGCT encodes the following:
- the cobF gene encoding precorrin-6A synthase (deacetylating) gives rise to the protein MKTILIIGIGAGNPEHITVQAIKALNRTQVFFILDKGYANDDLLALRRDICTRYIEGHDYRLVQVSDPRRDSDSPSYRSGIEHWHEQRAALFEQLISDELKPGQTGAFLVWGDPALYDSTLRILDHVLARGGASFKYDVIPGITSVQALAAAHRIGLNRIGEPVDITTGRQIAAQQGGDIHNSVVMLDAHCAFERFVDQALHIYWGAYLGTADEILISGPLHEVGAQIREARETARARKGWIMDTYILRRAVS